The sequence AATTCTTTAATCTAAAAGTTGGAGGATATGGAAATAGCTTGCGTAAGGACGTAAAAAAATATTATGGCTCCGTACTTGGTTTTTCAGGTAGAGGGGAATCTATCCCTCAGGAAAACAATTATTGTGAAATTGATAACACCACGGTGGATGAATTTGGGATTCCGGTACTAAAGTTCAATTATCAATGGACAGATCACGAAGTGAAGCAGGTAAAACATATGCATGATACTTTTGAAGAAATTTTCCATAATATAGGTGCCACACCATTGGACGATAAACCTGGAAAGGAACAAGACTATGGTATACTAGCTCCAGGAAAGATTATTCATGAGGTGGGAACAACCCGTATGGGAGACAACAACAAGACTTCGGTTGTAAACAAATATCAACAACTACATGATGCTAAAAATGTTTTTATAGTGGATGCAGGTCCCTTTGTCTCACAAGCGGACAAAAACCCAACTTGGACAATTTTGGCGCTCTCATGGCGAACTTCGGACTATATTGTAGAACAACTCAAACAGCAAAACATCTAGGCAATGGATAGAAGAAAAAGTTTAAAATCAATTTTACTTGGTGGAGTGGCCAGCGGATTGGCTGTTCATGGTTGTAATCCAAAGCCCACAGAGACTGTGGATGAACTTGTATCTGCGGAAAAACATATTTATGGCAGAACTCCAAAGGAGAAAAAGTTAGATGAAGAATTACATGCAAAGGATTTTTTCAATGAACATGAAATGAGTACTATAAGTGTTCTTTGTAATTTAATCTTGCCTCCTAATGAAGATTATGGCAGCACAACGGATGCAGAAGTTCCGGATCTTATTGAATTCATGGCCAAAGATATTCCAGAGCTGCAAACTCCCTTACGCGGTGGTCTTATGTGGCTTGATCATAAATGCAATACAGATTTCAACCAAATGTTTAAATCCGCATCTGAAGAACAGCAAAAATCTATTCTAGATACAATTGCCTATCCAGATGTAGCCATACCTGAAGAAGAACATCCACTAGAAATCCAGTTTTTTTCCTTGATGCGCAATTTGACCTTAACCGGATATTACACCTCAAAAATGGGTATTGAAGAGCTAGGTTATAAAGGAAACATGCCCAATGTTTGGAATGGTGTTCCAGAAGAGGTACTGGCACAGCACAATGTAGCTTATGACGATGATTGGCTAGCAAAATGTGTAGACCAAAGCAAGAGAGGCACAATAGCGGAATGGGATGAAAAAGGAAATTTATTGACTTAGTTATGCCCTATTAAAATCGAGAAGATTGAATGACACTAATTTCTCAAGTTCGAAAAAGCAATCTAGCTTGGTTTGGAACATAAATTTTACCGATATTTGTTTTAGAATTTACCATCCTTTTTTAGGTACT is a genomic window of Flagellimonas sp. CMM7 containing:
- a CDS encoding gluconate 2-dehydrogenase subunit 3 family protein — its product is MDRRKSLKSILLGGVASGLAVHGCNPKPTETVDELVSAEKHIYGRTPKEKKLDEELHAKDFFNEHEMSTISVLCNLILPPNEDYGSTTDAEVPDLIEFMAKDIPELQTPLRGGLMWLDHKCNTDFNQMFKSASEEQQKSILDTIAYPDVAIPEEEHPLEIQFFSLMRNLTLTGYYTSKMGIEELGYKGNMPNVWNGVPEEVLAQHNVAYDDDWLAKCVDQSKRGTIAEWDEKGNLLT